ATTTACCTTTTCCGTAACGGCGGTCAAGATACTCCCGGGAAGGAATATTACCCGGGCTTTCACCCGGAATATCGATACCGGTTGGCTTGCCGAGGTTCAGGCGTCGGCAGAATTCTACGAGGCTGTCAAGGCTGAGGCGCAGTCCAATCTGGTAAAAGTAAACATTGCAAGATTGTTCGATGGCACCAAGTAAGTTGAGTTTGCCGTGAGCGGACCAGCATCGGAATGTGCGGTTGCCGTAACGAAATGAGCCGGTGCAAGGTAAGAGGTTGGTTGTGGGCGTGACGACCTGGTCTTTCAGGGCGGCGAGCGCCACCAGCGGTTTAAATGTGCTACCAGGCGGATAACCTGAAGAAATTGCCCGGTTGTAAAATGGTTTGGACGGATTGTTGACGAGACTTTTCCAGACTGTCGGGTCGATGGTAGATAAGAAAATGTTCGGGTCGAACTGGGGCCGTGATAAAAGGCAGATGATTTCACCGGTTTTGACCGAAATACCTATGACTGCAGCTCGGTCATAGTTTTTTGTAAGTTCGTGGGCGAGTTGCTGGAGGCGGTGGTCAATGGTGAGATAAACATCCTTTCCGGGAATTGGAGGTTCGGGTCTTTTTTCAGGTAAAGGACCGATTTCTCGGCCCCGGGCGTCAACTTCAACAAATTCATAGCCATCTTTGCCGCGCAGGACCTTTTCATAGCTGGCTTCAACACCGGTCCGGCCGATATAATCCATGCGACGGTAAGTAGAGTCTTTAACAAGCTCCTCTTCGGTGACCTCTCCGAGATGACCGATGACATGGGCGTAAAGCTCCCGGTAGGGGTAATTCCGAACCGGGTCAATTCGGATTAATACCCCAGAGAGGCGAAAGTTGTTTTCCTGAATTCGGGCAACAGTAGCCGGGTCCGCATTGCGATAGATTGTAACCGGTGAAGGGAAGGCAACAATTGGTTCCAGTCGCCGTTTGAGCTCAGCAAGGGGCAGATTGATAATGTTAGCAAGTAATGTCAGGGCGCTGTCGTTTGTTTCGGTGGGAATTACGGTAATGCTGAACGAAGGGCGGGTATCGGCAAGGAGAATGCCGTTACGGTCATAGATACGACCTCGTGGCGCCGGCAAGACAATTTTACGAATCCGGTTGCGGTCGCTCAACCGGGCATAACGAGCACCCCGAATTAGCTGGAGATAAGAAAGACGCAGACTCAGGATGCCAAACAGGATGATAATGATGTGGGTTAATCTTTTCAAGCGGTTTTTCATCTCTTCGAATGTCGGTAGAAGAGGGCAACGAGTGCTGGTTCGGCAACTGGGGTCAAGGCGAGCGTCAGGGTTGTAGTGAGCAGGAGCGAGCCAATAGTAATCGGGCTTTTATCCACAAGGTGGTATAAACCGTATTGCAAAATCAGTCCGATTAAGGTAAAAAGGAGGTTATGCCAGCGGTTGCGATAAAATAGATTGCGAACCGCAGCAACGCCGTAGCCGACGCCGCCTAATGCTAACATTTGAACACCGAGAGTGGTTGGGGTGACAAGGTCGAGACATAAACCAGCCCAGATACCAAGGAGGGTAGCGGTGAGGCGGTTTTCGTAAAGAGCAAATACAATCAGGGCGAGGAGAACAACCTGGGGTCCAATCGGGAACAGTGTGCTCTGGAGTACAAACAGGAGGTAAAGGAAAACAAATGCCAAAAACTGGCGCATGATTTACTCCGGGATTTTTATTTCCGATGGCTGAAGGTTGTCAAGCCAGTCATCATGCGGGGCAACGGGTGTGATGACGACAAATACCTGTTCAACACGACTGATATTGATGAATGGTTTAATGCTTACCGGTTTAAACAGGGCATCAGGCTGTTCCGGAGTTTCCACAACTAATCCGAGGCGCAGTCCCTTAGGAAAGATGCCGCCGAGCCCAGATGTAACAACGGTATCACCAATCTGGAAGTCGGCGTCTTTATTGACATAATCCAGGACCAGTTTTTCTTCAGGGGCAGGACGGGCGAGGGCAATTTCGCGACTGCGGGCGTTCATAACCGCAACCCGAAAGTCGGGCTCAAAAATTGTCTGGACTAAAGCCTGGTGTGGGGTAATAGCGATGACACGACCAACGATGCCTTCCGGGACAATGACCGGAGAACCGATTCGGACTCCACCATTGATTCCCTGGGAAATGGTCAGGAATCGTTTTAGAGTGGTGAGGTCGCGGGCAATTACCCGTGCCCGCAGCAACTGCAGTGAGCTGGCGGAAAGCGCCATTGAACTTTCTGGAATGCCGAGAAAATGTTTTAAGCGGGCATTTTCGAGAGCAAGTTCAGCGGCGAGGCGAGCCAAGCGGTTGTTGTCATCGGTGATTGTGGCAATTGTTGTACGGAGAGCGGCGATACCACGCAAGGGCGAGAGCAGTACGGTGGCGAACGGTGGTGCAATTTTTATTTTGGTATTGGGCGGTAGTAGATAGACTATCAAGGAAATAAACAATATCCCCCAGGAAATGCGGTCTTGCCAAGAGCCAACTTTTTTTGCCGGTGACATTTCAGGTAACAGGGTGGACAAGCACCGTGGGCTACTTGGTGCGGAGAATTAGTTTTTCGTTGACGCCGATATTTTCGAGGATTCGGCCCGCGCCCCGAACGACGCTTTCAATTGGGTTTTCCGCCACATATACCGGTAGGTTGGTTTCCTCCTTAACTAATAAATCAAGCCCGCGCAAAAGGGCACCGCCGCCACACATATAAATACCCCGGTCAACAATATCGGCAGCCAGTTCGGGTGGGGTTTTTTCCAGCGCCAATCGAACCGCATCAACAATCAACGAAACCGGTTCTTCAAGCGACTCCCGGACTTTGGTCGAAGTGATGCGGATAGTTTTCGGGATGCCGGAGACAAGGTCGCGGCCTTTTACTTCCATCGTCTCTTCGGTGCCGGTAGCGTATGCCGAACCGATGGCGATTTTGATGTTTTCCGCAGTTTGTTCGCCGATAATCAGATTGTAGTTCTTTTTGATGTAGTTGATGATTGCCTCGTCCATTTCGTCGCCGGCAACGCGGATCGAAGCGGCATTTACGATTCCGGATAGGGCAACGACGGCTATTTCGGTTGTGCCACCGCCGATGTCGATGACCATATTGCCGGTGGGTGCATCAACGGGCAGTCCGACACCAATCGCGGCAGCAATTGGTTCTGATACGAGATAAATCTCGCGGGCGCCTGATGCTTCAACTGAATCGCGTACTGCCCTTTTCTCAACTTCGGTGATTCCCGATGGGACACAGACTATCACACGGGGTCGGACAAAAAGTTTTTTGCGCTGGACCATGCCGATGAAGGTTTTGAGCATTATTTCCACCATACCAAAATCGGCGATCACGCCATCCTTCATCGGACGGACAGCCCGAACCCCTTCAGGTGTTCGACCCAGCATTCGTTTGGCTTCACTCCCTACGGCGACAACTTCGTGGGTTATCTCATCAACCGCGACAATTGATGGCTCGCGCAGTTCAATCCCTTTGCCTCGAACATAGATTAGCGTTGAGGAGGTGCCGAGGTCGATCGCGATGTCATTGGTGAAGCGTTCGGTAATGCTCTGGAAAAATGCGCTGATACCCATTAAACAAGCGTAATCTAAACTTCTTGTTAAGTCAAGTTTAAGCAAATCTGTTTCCTTGACACTTGGTAAATGAGATTTATAATGTGTTTATTAACCCCTGTAGCTCAGGAGGATAGAGCGGCGGTTTCCTAAACCGCAGGTCGCCCGTTCGAATCGGGCCAGGGGTAGAAAGGAGAAACCAAGAGTGAGAGTAAAACACCGCGTGGGTAAAGAGGAACTTAAAGAAGACAAGTTCCAGCAGACGGTTGAAAAAGTAGCAGAGTTCTATTACGCTGACCCCAGGCGGTTTTGGATTGGTGTTGCCGTTGGGTTATTGGTGATTATCGGGGTGATTTTGCTGATTCAGAATCGACCGAAACCCGGGGTTAACGCCGAAGCCGAACTGCGGTTGATGGATGCGCTGGGTAACTACTTTCAGGGTAACAATGAGTATGCCGAGCAGGCGCTGAAAGAACTGGCAGCAAAGTTTGGACGTGATTACGCTGGGATAAAGGCTCATTACTATCTGGGGAGTCTTTACCTCCGCCAGCAGCCGCCGCGCCTTGATGAAGCAAGACGGGAGTTTCGCACCTTTCTGAAAAAGTCAGGCCGGGACCCGGTTTTAACTCCAGCAGCATTAATGGGTTTAGCCGTGTGCGAAGAGAAGCAGGGTAACTATCTTAAAGCGGCTGGGCTCTACGAAAAAGTTTACCGGGGGTTTGCTCAATCACCGCTGGGGTTTGAGGGGATGATGCAGGCTGGTCGATGCTACCGGCAAGCCGGGGCGTTGGATAAGGCGGAAAAGGTTTACAACGACCTGTTGAAAAAAGAGAAAACTGGTCCGAAGGTTGAAGAGATAAGAAGCGAACTTGCCTTTATTCAGGCTTTGAAAAATCGGCTGTAATTGAAATAGATGAAAGAGGCTTTAACTTTTGATGATGTTCTTCTTGTGCCGCAGCGGTCCTTTGTGCTGCCGGCCGAGGTTGATATCAGTTCCCGCTTCAGCAAGGGTATAACTCTGCATCTCCCGCTGGTAAGTGCGGCAATGGATACGGTTACTGAAGCGAAGATGGCGATTGCGATGGCACGGGCCGGTGGTATCGGGGTAATTCACAAGAATATGACGATTGAACAGCAGGCGGCAGAAGTGGCGAAGGTCAAAAGGGCAGAGAGTTCGATGATTGCCAATCCATTTTCGATAACACCGGAGCGGACTGTTGCCGAGGTGCGGGAGCTGTTTGCTCGCTATAATATCTCAGGCTTACCGGTGGTTGATGAAGAAGGTCGTTTGATAGGAATCGTCACCCGTCGGGATTTACTTTTTGAAGATGACGGTGCAAAACCTGTTCGTGAAGTGATGACCAGTGAACGGCTGGTGACCGCACCGGAGGGGACCGGGTTTAAGCGGGCAAAGGAGATTCTTAAGAAAAACCGTCTGGAGAAGTTACCGATTGTTGACCGGCAGGGAAGGCTGAAGGGCTTAATCACGGCCAAAGACATCCTTAAAAGAGTTGAGCATCCCTATGCGACGGTCGATAGCAAGCACCGCTTGCGCTGTGCTGCGGCGGTGGGCACTGGTAAAGAGGCGCTGGAACGGGCTCGGGCACTGGTTGCGGCTGAGGTTGATGCGATTGTCATAGACACCGCACATGGTCATCAATCGCGGGTACTGGAAACAGCCAAAAAATTGCGCCGACTTTTCCCCGGGCTGGAAATAGTTGCCGGTAATGTTGCAACCGCAGAAGGGGCAATAGCTTTGGCGAAATGCGGTGTCTCAGCGGTTAAGGTGGGTATCGGTCCTGGTTCAATCTGTACAACTCGGGTTGTTGCCGGGGTTGGTGTTCCACAACTTTCCGCAATTATGGAGTGTGCCCAGGCGTTGCGGCGGTATCGGATACCGTTAATTGCTGATGGTGGCATAAGATTTTCTGGTGATGTTGCCAAGGCGCTGGCGGCGGGTGCTTCATCGGTGATGATGGGCAATTTACTTGCCGGTACCGATGAAAGCCCGGGTGAAGATGTTTTACTTGAGGGCCGAAGGTACAAGGTTTATCGGGGTATGGGTTCGATTGATGCGATGCGCCGGGGTTCGGCAGAACGATATTTTCAGGAGAGCGGGGTTGAGCTTGTGCCCCAGGGAATTGTTGGTCGGGTGCCTTACCGTGGAAGTGTACGCGATGTCCTTTTTCAGCTTGAAGGTGGGGTACGCGCCTCAATGGGGTTCTGTGGTGCCCGCACCATTGCCGATTTTCAAAAACGGGCAAAGTTTGTGCGTATCACCAACGCGGGATTGCGTGAAAGCCATCCGCACAGCGTCACAATAATTAAAGAGGCACCTAACTACGAGGTGCCTCCAGAAGAGCATTTAGATTAGAAACCCAGACAGTTTATATTTAAGCCGGTGCCGGCAGGATAAACCCTTCTTTCATCAGCCACTGGGTCATTTCGCGTGCCTGTTTGATTTTTTCGGTTGCGGTCTTTAACAGCTGTTCGCGCGTCATTGTAATCCGGGCAACACCCTGTTCAATTGCCTTCATTCCTACCGCGGCGGCTTCTCGAGGAAATACCTCCCAGTCGTCCATTGTTGGAATCAGGTAGTCTTCGCGCAACCCACGGTCCTCAGCGACCCGGGCAAGTTCCAGCGCCGCAGCGATACACATCTCATCGGTGATGGTCCGGGCGTTTACATCAAGAGCGCCCCGGAAGATTCCCGGGAAACCAAGCGAGTTGTTAACCTGGTTGGGGAAGTCGCTGCGACCGGTAGCAACTACCCGGGCACCCGCTTCAATCGCCTCCCAGGGCCAGATTTCAGGGATTGGATTGGCACAGACGAACACGATTGGGTCTTTTGCCATCGCTTTAATCCATTCCGGTTTGACAACGCCGGGTCCCGGTGTTGAGAGGGCAATAAGAACATCGGCGCCTTTCATCGCATCGGCAATTGTGCCCCGCACATTTTCGTCATTGGAAATCTGACACATATGCCATTTCTCTTTGAACTCTTCCTGAAGTTCAGTTCTGCCTTTGTGCAGGGTGCCTTTTGAGTCACACATTATAATGTTACCCGGTGTGACACCGCCTTTGATGATAACCCGGGCGATGGCGATGTTTGATGCACCGGCTCCCAGCATTGCGACCTTTACTTTTTTGATGTCTTTACCGACGATTTTCAGGGCATTGACCAGACCGGCATAAGTAACCGCGGCGGTGCCCTGCTGGTCGTCATGCCAGACCGGGACATCTAACTCGGCGCGCAGTGTGTCGAGAATCCGGAAGCATTTGGGCTGGGCGATGTCTTCGAGGTTAAATCCACCGAAAGAGGGTTCAAGCAGTTTTGCAGTGCGGATGAATTCGTCCGGGTCTTTGGTGCGGAGCGCAATCGGGACAGCATCGACCCCGCCAAGGTATTTAAAGAGGAGCGCCTTGCCTTCCATTACCGGCATTGACGCTTCGGGTCCAATATCACCGAGACCCAGGACTCTTGTGCCGTCGGTCAGAACGCAGATGGTATTTGCCCGGTTGGTGTGGATGAACGATTGGTTGACATCTTGCTGGATAGCTTTGCAGGGTGCAGCAACGCCCGGAGTATACCAGATGGCAAAGTCGTTGAAGTCGCGGACACAGCATTTGGGGACAATCTGGATTTTACCGCGATAGAATGGATGTAACTTCATCGCATCTTCCGCCGGCTTTTTGGCTTTAGCGATTAGACTTTCGATTTCGGCCGGCGACAGTTTTTTCATCTTACAACTCCTTTCTGTTTAATTGGTCGGTTTTAACCGCGGGCTTGGCGGTTTCAAAAACACGAAAACGATGATGGCAGCAAGCAGGCAGAGCGATGCGGTGACGATAAACGCGGCATTGTAGTTGCCGGTAAGCTCTTTCATCCGCGGGGCAAAGATATTGGACAGTAAACCGCCCACACCATAAGCGGTGAAAACCAAACCATAGTTGATTCCGGAATATTTTGTCCCATAGTAGTCGGCGGTGACCGCCGGGTAGATTGCGAGGTAGCCGCCGAAACTTGAGCCGACCAGAGCAATTCCGAGCCAGAAAATTACCGGTACCGCAGGAATCAAGAAGTAGCCGATGATGGCGATGGTATTGATGAGAAACATCAACGATAAGGCTCGGGTTCTGCCGATACTATCAGACACCCGTCCCCAGAAGATTCTTCCGAGGGTGTTAAAAATTGCAAGGACGCTGACACCGATGGCAGCGGTCTCTTTACTAAAACGAGCCATCTCCTGGGCAATGGGAGAAGTTTGACCGATAATCATCAATCCGGCAGCGCACCCGGCAAAATAGGTAAGCCAGATAAGCCAGAACTGGCCTGTTTTCATCATCTGACCGGCAGAGAAGTCGGTAATTTGCTGAGTTCGGGTTGCGGTTTGAGGATTCCAGCCCGCAGGACGATAACCAGCAGGCGGATTTCTCAAAATCAGGGCACCGATAAAGATTAATACAAAATAGGCGATGCCCAGATAGCGAAAGGTTAGAAATGGTCCGATGTTGTCAATCATTGCCCGGGCAAGTGGTCCGACAATCAGTGCTCCGGCACCAAAGCCAGCAACCGCCAGACCGGTTATTAACCCTCTTTTGTCCGGAAACCATTTGACACCGGCAGAAATGGGACAGACATAGGCAAAACCGATACCGATACCAGAAACGACGCCGTAGGCAATGATGAGCATTAAGATGTTCTGGGCAAAACTTGCCAGAATCATACCGGCGGCGAGCAAAACGCCACCAATGATAGCAACAATCATTGGACCAAACTTGTCCTGAAGGCGGCCACCGATAACCGTTGCCAGAGCAAAGAAGATAAGAACAAACGAAAAGGGAAGGGAAGCCTGGGTTGCGGTAATGTTTAAACCGGTTTCAAGCGGTTTGCGAAAAACACTCCAGGCGTAGATTGCACCAAGGCAGAGTTGAATCAGGATTGCACCAACCACGATAAACCAGCGATTGAAAGGCTTACTTTCACTCACGAACAACCTCCTTTTGAATTTTGGTTGAAATCGGACCGGGGCGTCTGGTTCTCAGACGCCCCGGTTTCGGTGTTACTCATCTAAGGTTGAGATATCGCCAATCGGCTTGCCCAGAGCCTCGGCTTTAAGCAGTCGGCGCATTATTTTACCCGAACGGGTCTTGGGCAGTTTGTCCCGGAATTCAATAGATTCGGGCCGGGCGATTGGTCCGATTTCCTGCGCAACCCACTTTTTCAGTTCTTCAACAAGGGCATCGCTGGGCTGGAACCCAACCTTGAGGGTTACATATGCTTTCGGAACATCGCCTTTGATTTCGTCCGGGATACCGATGACCGCGGCTTCGGCAACCGCAGGATGGGCAACGAGTGCCGACTCAATTTCAGCGGTGCCGAGTCGGTGTCCGGCAACATTGAGCACCTCATCGGCGCGGCCCCGGAACCAGAAGTACCCATTTTCATCCCTGGTACAGGAGTCACCGGTGAGGTATTTGCCTTTGAACCGTGACCAGTAGGATTGGACATAACGGTCCGGGTCTTTGTAAAGGGTGCGAAGCATTGAGGGCCAGGGTCGAAGGATGACCGCAAAGCCATTTTCGTTAGGTTTAACCGGATTGCCATCCTGGTCCACAACATCCGCGGAATATCCTGGCAACGGTTTTGTTGCTGAACCGGGTTTCAACGGAGTAATGGGTAGAGGTGAAATCACAAATGCGCCGGTTTCGGTTTGCCACCAGGTGTCCATAATCTGCAGTCTGTCACCGCCGATGTTTTTGCGGTACCAGCGCCACGCTTCGGGGTTGATTGGTTCGCCGACCGAACCGAGCAGCCGTAAGGAGGAGAGGTTATGTTTTGCCGGGTACTCTTCACCAAAGCGCATAAACATTCGGATGGCGGTTGGTGATGTGTAAAGAATTGTCACCTTTTCCTTCTCAATGATTGACCACCAGCGGTCCGGTGCCGGATAATCGGGCGCGCCTTCGTAGAGAACAGAGGTGGCTCCCAACATCAGCGGTGCATACACGATGTAAGAGTGGCCCGTGACCCAGCCGATGTCAGCGGCACACCAGTAGATGTCATTGGGTTTAATGTCAAATACAAATTTCAATGTGGTGTAGGTGCCAACCGCATAACCGCCATGGACATGAACAACACCTTTGGGTTTACCGGTTGTACCTGAGGTGTACAGGATATAAAGCATATCCTCGGCATCGAGTGGTTCGGTTGCACACTCGTCCGACTCCTTTTCGGTGATTTCGTGCCACCAGAGGTCGCGGCCCGGTTTCATATCAACCGGATTGCCGGCGCGCTTAAATACGATGCAGTGTTCAATGGAAGGCGATTCCGCGAGTGCCGGGTCAGCGTTTGCCTTCAGGGTGACAAGTTTGCCCCGGCGATAACCACCATCGGCAGTTATCAAAATCTTCGCCTCAGCGTCTTGAATCCGGTCGCGCAGCGATGCCGACGAAAATCCGGAGAAAACTACGGAGTGAATTGCGCCGATTTTAGCACAGGCGAGCATTGCCACGGGTAACTGGGGAATCATCGGCATAAATATTGTGACCCGGTCACCTTTTTTCACGCCAAGACGCTTCAGGGCGTTTGCCAGTTTGTTAACCTCTTTATAAAGCTGGGCATAAGTCCACTTTTCCACCTCCCCGGGTTCGGTGTGATAGATGTAGGCGATTTTGTCTTTGACCGCGGTCTTCATATGCCGGTCAATACAGTTACTGGCGATGTTGAATTTGCCACCGATAAACCACTTATAGAAAGGTGCTTGAGACTCATCGAGAACCTTTTCCCAGGGTTTAAACCATTCCAGTTCCTTTGCCATTTCGCCCCAGTACCATTCAAGGTCGCGCGCCCGTTCCAGGAGTTCGTCGAGCGTTTTGATACCGTGCTTCTTCATAAACGCCATCACATTGGAGTTCTCCACCAACTCCTTTGGTGGTTCATAAAAGTTCGGTTCAGCTGCCATTTATCCTCCTTTGATTTTTTTAATTAAATTCTTCTTATAAACGGATTTGTAGTATAGGGTGTAATTAAGTCAGTGTCAAGCGAAGATGCTGGAAAGGGCAAGATATCTTTATCAGGGTGTGACAAGGGTAGCGCTGGAACAATGATTTAAAACCGGCGCTCTTCTTTATCTAACTATCATCACCCGCTTTGTTTCGGATGACCCGGCAGTGTGGATAAAATAGACGCCGGGTGCGAGGTGCCGGACATCGTTCGTACCCGGTACAAGTTCAAGTACCCTGCGGCCCGACACATTTACGAGAACCCAGGACGCATCGCGCCTGCTATTCGGTGCTTCAGGCACGGTCAGGACACCGTCCACAATCGTTGCCCGGGCTGGAGAGCGTCCCAATTCTCCACCGGTCTCTTCTTTTATCCCGGCGAGTAAACTTTTGTAAATTTGCAGTCCGCAGGTGCCAGCCGCGAAGTAGACATAAGGCGGTGAAAGAACAAGTTCATAAGGACAGTTGGGGGACAAATAGTTGTAACCCGCCAGCACCGGATTTGCCGGCTCGGTTATATCAAGGATTATAAAACCGCACAGGTCGGTAAAATAAACAAAATGCCGTTCAACCGCTACTCCCCAGGAACAGCCGCGAAAACCCGGATGACGGGCAAGTTCTCGCGGTGCGGCAGGGTTTGCCGCATTGACAATCAACAGCCCACCTTCCCGATAACTGGTCAAAAACACCAGCGAATCTTTTAATGCTACTTGAACCGGGTGGTTGGCAGGAGAAAGTGCACCAACCTGATAAGGCTGGGACGGGTTTTTGATATTGATGATGCGCAATCCAAAGCCCTCATCCGCAACATAGGCGAGTGACTCCTGAACTGCGACAGCCCGGGCATAATTGCTCGGGCAGAAGCCAACTTCATAAGGGTTGCTGGGGTCAGAAATGCTGATAATTCTCACTCCAAAGTTTCCAGCAGCAACATAGGCATAGCTATCACGAACCGCAATTCCCGCCATCGAACCCGATAACAACTGCCAGAAACCAACCTGCCGCGGGTTTGCCGGGTCTTTGATATTCAAAACGATTAATCCGGCTGTATAGTCACCAAGATAAGCGAAGGTATCCTGAACGGCAATGGCACCTATCCCATCAGCGATAGCAGGAAAGAAAGCAAGTTCATCGGGGTTTGCCGGGTTAGAAACATCAAGGATACGCAGCCCTAAGTCCCAGTCACCAAGAAATGCATAATTGTTCTGAATTGCTAAACTCGTTGCCCAGCCCGACAACTGGTAACAGCCGATTTCATACGGCGCCACGCGGTTTTTAATATTGACAATCCATAAGCCGGGATTGGCATTTCCCCGGGCGATAAAGGCAACAGTATCAAGGAGGCTGATGTCTCCAGTTAAAAGTACCGGAAGTCCTGGTGCGCGGAGCCGGGTAACGAAAAAAGGGTTGCGTGGATTTGACACATTTATCACAATCAATCCGGCGGTGTCGTGGACGATATAAGCAAATGAATCGGCAACCGCCAGTGCACCTTCAAGCACGCTGGGGCAGAATCCAATTTCCCGGGGTTGGCTTGGTTCAGAAATGTCAACGATTCTCAGACCGCGGGTTGTGGAACAGTAGACGAGATCGTCTTTAACCACCATCCCATAGATGTACAAACTGTCCCAGGAGCCCACCTCAAACGGGTTTGCCGGATTTCGGATATTAAGAATGCGGAAACCGGTATCCGGTTCATTAACCTTGACGATGGCGAATGAATCAACCGTCTCAATTTGCACTATGTCCGCACCGCTCCAGGAACCGATTTCGACCGGGTTTGCTGGGTTCTGGATGTCGTAGATTTTGAGGGTGCTGGGTGTGGGCCAGGGCTGAACACCCAGATAGAGATAATGGTCCTGGACTTTTAGTGCTGAAGGCCGAGAAGGAATGGCACACAGTTTTAGCGGTTGGCGCAAGTTGCTAACATCCCAGACCTCTGTTCCATAACAAACACCGCCGTAGATAAGAAATAAAATATTGTTATGGAAGTCAACAGTAACACCACCACCCCTTGTTCTTAT
The nucleotide sequence above comes from candidate division WOR-3 bacterium. Encoded proteins:
- the mrdA gene encoding penicillin-binding protein 2, giving the protein MKNRLKRLTHIIIILFGILSLRLSYLQLIRGARYARLSDRNRIRKIVLPAPRGRIYDRNGILLADTRPSFSITVIPTETNDSALTLLANIINLPLAELKRRLEPIVAFPSPVTIYRNADPATVARIQENNFRLSGVLIRIDPVRNYPYRELYAHVIGHLGEVTEEELVKDSTYRRMDYIGRTGVEASYEKVLRGKDGYEFVEVDARGREIGPLPEKRPEPPIPGKDVYLTIDHRLQQLAHELTKNYDRAAVIGISVKTGEIICLLSRPQFDPNIFLSTIDPTVWKSLVNNPSKPFYNRAISSGYPPGSTFKPLVALAALKDQVVTPTTNLLPCTGSFRYGNRTFRCWSAHGKLNLLGAIEQSCNVYFYQIGLRLSLDSLVEFCRRLNLGKPTGIDIPGESPGNIPSREYLDRRYGKGKWTRGTMLNFAIGQGEIMLTPLQLATLYSCIANEGYYYKPFLVSRIDSAGIQLKTTRPYRIDVPINKPDLGQVKKALTRVVEFGTGRAAQHGEITIAGKTGTAQNPPRPDHAWFVGYAPAEAPEVVFAVLVENAGHGGTVAAPIVGELIRAYFSYER
- the mreD gene encoding rod shape-determining protein MreD → MRQFLAFVFLYLLFVLQSTLFPIGPQVVLLALIVFALYENRLTATLLGIWAGLCLDLVTPTTLGVQMLALGGVGYGVAAVRNLFYRNRWHNLLFTLIGLILQYGLYHLVDKSPITIGSLLLTTTLTLALTPVAEPALVALFYRHSKR
- a CDS encoding rod shape-determining protein, which translates into the protein MGISAFFQSITERFTNDIAIDLGTSSTLIYVRGKGIELREPSIVAVDEITHEVVAVGSEAKRMLGRTPEGVRAVRPMKDGVIADFGMVEIMLKTFIGMVQRKKLFVRPRVIVCVPSGITEVEKRAVRDSVEASGAREIYLVSEPIAAAIGVGLPVDAPTGNMVIDIGGGTTEIAVVALSGIVNAASIRVAGDEMDEAIINYIKKNYNLIIGEQTAENIKIAIGSAYATGTEETMEVKGRDLVSGIPKTIRITSTKVRESLEEPVSLIVDAVRLALEKTPPELAADIVDRGIYMCGGGALLRGLDLLVKEETNLPVYVAENPIESVVRGAGRILENIGVNEKLILRTK
- a CDS encoding tetratricopeptide repeat protein; this encodes MRVKHRVGKEELKEDKFQQTVEKVAEFYYADPRRFWIGVAVGLLVIIGVILLIQNRPKPGVNAEAELRLMDALGNYFQGNNEYAEQALKELAAKFGRDYAGIKAHYYLGSLYLRQQPPRLDEARREFRTFLKKSGRDPVLTPAALMGLAVCEEKQGNYLKAAGLYEKVYRGFAQSPLGFEGMMQAGRCYRQAGALDKAEKVYNDLLKKEKTGPKVEEIRSELAFIQALKNRL
- the guaB gene encoding IMP dehydrogenase, producing MKEALTFDDVLLVPQRSFVLPAEVDISSRFSKGITLHLPLVSAAMDTVTEAKMAIAMARAGGIGVIHKNMTIEQQAAEVAKVKRAESSMIANPFSITPERTVAEVRELFARYNISGLPVVDEEGRLIGIVTRRDLLFEDDGAKPVREVMTSERLVTAPEGTGFKRAKEILKKNRLEKLPIVDRQGRLKGLITAKDILKRVEHPYATVDSKHRLRCAAAVGTGKEALERARALVAAEVDAIVIDTAHGHQSRVLETAKKLRRLFPGLEIVAGNVATAEGAIALAKCGVSAVKVGIGPGSICTTRVVAGVGVPQLSAIMECAQALRRYRIPLIADGGIRFSGDVAKALAAGASSVMMGNLLAGTDESPGEDVLLEGRRYKVYRGMGSIDAMRRGSAERYFQESGVELVPQGIVGRVPYRGSVRDVLFQLEGGVRASMGFCGARTIADFQKRAKFVRITNAGLRESHPHSVTIIKEAPNYEVPPEEHLD
- a CDS encoding NADP-dependent malic enzyme, with the translated sequence MKKLSPAEIESLIAKAKKPAEDAMKLHPFYRGKIQIVPKCCVRDFNDFAIWYTPGVAAPCKAIQQDVNQSFIHTNRANTICVLTDGTRVLGLGDIGPEASMPVMEGKALLFKYLGGVDAVPIALRTKDPDEFIRTAKLLEPSFGGFNLEDIAQPKCFRILDTLRAELDVPVWHDDQQGTAAVTYAGLVNALKIVGKDIKKVKVAMLGAGASNIAIARVIIKGGVTPGNIIMCDSKGTLHKGRTELQEEFKEKWHMCQISNDENVRGTIADAMKGADVLIALSTPGPGVVKPEWIKAMAKDPIVFVCANPIPEIWPWEAIEAGARVVATGRSDFPNQVNNSLGFPGIFRGALDVNARTITDEMCIAAALELARVAEDRGLREDYLIPTMDDWEVFPREAAAVGMKAIEQGVARITMTREQLLKTATEKIKQAREMTQWLMKEGFILPAPA
- a CDS encoding OFA family MFS transporter, translating into MSESKPFNRWFIVVGAILIQLCLGAIYAWSVFRKPLETGLNITATQASLPFSFVLIFFALATVIGGRLQDKFGPMIVAIIGGVLLAAGMILASFAQNILMLIIAYGVVSGIGIGFAYVCPISAGVKWFPDKRGLITGLAVAGFGAGALIVGPLARAMIDNIGPFLTFRYLGIAYFVLIFIGALILRNPPAGYRPAGWNPQTATRTQQITDFSAGQMMKTGQFWLIWLTYFAGCAAGLMIIGQTSPIAQEMARFSKETAAIGVSVLAIFNTLGRIFWGRVSDSIGRTRALSLMFLINTIAIIGYFLIPAVPVIFWLGIALVGSSFGGYLAIYPAVTADYYGTKYSGINYGLVFTAYGVGGLLSNIFAPRMKELTGNYNAAFIVTASLCLLAAIIVFVFLKPPSPRLKPTN